From a single Apium graveolens cultivar Ventura chromosome 2, ASM990537v1, whole genome shotgun sequence genomic region:
- the LOC141706393 gene encoding putative UPF0481 protein At3g02645 → MSNSAFTSATQTVHSSNTSTFNEHGWLVQIRKTLEEQFEEDNNEIPASIFSVPPILLHTNPDAYTPQQVALGPYHHWRQELYEMERYKIAAARKTMKHLACFNNFQEIVDQIHVMESRIRACYHKYLNLNGETLAWMMAIDVAFLLEFLEVYARKDGKLLSRVTSRLTSNLVDAAGRKSAHIAILRDILMLENQIPLFLLRKMLEFELGSLDAADDMLLSMLKGLSIELYPFKTPEELPKLLIQDSAHVLDFFYRLLMPKAFRSSQITDNDAETAGENIKDEEEIIVDEESHSRVMEFFNVIWNIVSKLNIHSVRFLKAILYSQPLQLLLKMPWHIISKIPVLKMFKEPIENMFMGQGKEDVKPDNDNVVRPPLIEELTIPSVTTLSKSGVHFIPTDGGIRSIHFDVKTHTLSLPRVNLDVNTDIIVRNMVAYESCNAEGPLVFTRYLEFMKGIVDTVDDAKFLRQKGIILNRLKSDKEVAHFCNGMSRSVKFTKVPYLDKVVEDVNKYYNGRWKVKAEKCVKSYVYGSWKILTVLACIVLLCLMAVQSICTVYTCHRMIHQYANPGSSAADYP, encoded by the coding sequence atgtcGAATTCAGCATTTACTTCCGCTACCCAGACTGTTCACTCAAGCAACACCAGTACTTTCAATGAACATGGATGGCTAGTTCAAATTCGCAAAACTCTCGAGGAACAATTTGAAGAAGATAATAATGAAATCCCTGCTAGTATCTTTAGTGTTCCTCCGATACTCCTTCATACAAACCCCGATGCATATACTCCTCAACAAGTTGCATTAGGACCTTACCATCACTGGCGTCAAGAGCTTTACGAGATGGAAAGGTACAAAATCGCGGCTGCTAGAAAGACCATGAAGCATCTTGCATGCTTTAATAATTTCCAAGAAATTGTTGATCAAATTCATGTCATGGAGTCGAGGATTCGAGCTTGTTACCACAAGTACTTAAATCTTAACGGTGAAACTTTAGCATGGATGATGGCTATTGACGTGGCTTTCTTGCTTGAGTTTCTTGAAGTTTACGCAAGGAAAGACGGTAAGTTACTTAGTCGGGTTACATCAAGATTAACATCCAATCTTGTCGATGCTGCAGGTAGGAAGTCGGCTCATATTGCAATCCTTAGAGATATTTTGATGCTTGAGAATCAAATTCCTTTGTTTTTGCTAAGGAAAATGCTCGAATTTGAATTGGGATCCTTAGATGCAGCTGATGACATGTTGCTTTCGATGTTAAAGGGTTTATCAATTGAGCTATATCCATTCAAAACACCAGAAGAATTACCAAAGCTTCTTATCCAAGATTCTGCTcatgttcttgatttcttttacCGCCTACTAATGCCAAAGGCCTTTCGATCATCACAAATTACTGATAACGATGCAGAAACTGCTGGCGAAAATATAAAGGACGAGGAAGAAATTATTGTTGACGAGGAATCTCACAGTAGAGTCATGGAGTTCTTTAATGTTATATGGAACATTGTGTCAAAGCTAAATATACATTCGGTACGTTTTCTCAAGGCAATACTATACTCTCAACCTTTGCAGTTGTTACTTAAGATGCCATGGCATATCATTAGTAAAATTCCGGTGCTTAAGATGTTTAAAGAACCTATCGAAAATATGTTCATGGGACAAGGTAAAGAAGATGTGAAGCCAGACAATGACAACGTTGTTCGCCCTCCATTAATCGAGGAACTTACAATCCCTTCTGTCACAACGTTGTCTAAATCCGGAGTACACTTTATCCCAACGGATGGTGGAATTCGCAGCATTCATTTCGATGTAAAAACACATACCTTAAGTCTCCCTAGAGTAAACCTTGATGTGAATACTGATATTATTGTGAGAAACATGGTGGCGTACGAGTCATGCAACGCAGAAGGCCCTTTGGTTTTTACTCGGTATCTGGAGTTTATGAAAGGTATCGTGGATACAGTGGACGACGCCAAGTTTCTTAGACAAAAGGGAATCATTTTGAATCGTTTAAAGAGTGACAAGGAGGTGGCACACTTTTGTAATGGGATGAGCAGGTCTGTCAAATTTACGAAGGTGCCGTATTTAGATAAGGTGGTGGAGGATGTGAACAAGTATTACAATGGGAGGTGGAAGGTTAAAGCTGAGAAATGTGTTAAGAGTTATGTATATGGTTCGTGGAAGATTCTTACAGTGCTGGCCTGTATTGTGCTCCTATGTTTGATGGCTGTACAATCTATCTGCACTGTTTATACTTGTCATCGCATGATTCACCAATACGCCAATCCTGGTAGTTCTGCTGCTGATTATCCGTGA
- the LOC141706392 gene encoding auxin efflux carrier component 2-like, with protein MITGKDIYDVLAAIVPLYVAMFLAYGSVRWWKIFTPDQCSGINRFVAVFAVPLLSFHFISSNDPYAMNYHFIAADCLQKVVILAALFLWQFFSKNGSIEWMITLFSLSTLPNTLVMGIPLLKAMYGDFSGNLMVQIVVLQSVIWYTLMLFMFEYRGAKLLISEQFPETAASITSFHVESDVVSLNGREPLETNAEIGDDGKLHVVVRRSNCSSRSVISYNKSHAMNEITPRASNLTGVEIYSVQSSRELTPRASSFNQNDFYAMFASKAASPKHGYTNSYGGGGDVYALQSSNGPTPRISNFEEDMLKMGNSINNNKNKRAGGRSMSGELFNHGSLGSYPPPNPMFSGSAQTKKKESSGGTSNTPNKELHMFVWSSSASPASEGNLRNAVNRAAATDFGVVDSSKAVLQQQIDASRANAMQDQIENASSAGKMNAEQREVQMEDGTTSKFGTKSSSPYNTSQKKVGMEGQKNHQMPPASVMTRLILIMVWRKLIRNPNTYSSLLGLIWSLISYRWDIKMPTIVSGSISILSDAGLGMAMFSLGLFMALQPKIIACGKSVATFSMAVRFLTGPAVIAATSIAIGLRGVLLHVAIVQAALPQGIVPFVFAKEYNVHADILSTAVIFGMLIALPITILYYVLLGV; from the exons ATGATCACCGGAAAAGATATTTACGATGTTCTTGCAGCCATTGTACCTCTATATGTGGCCATGTTTCTGGCCTATGGCTCTGTCCGTTGGTGGAAAATCTTTACTCCTGACCAGTGCTCCGGTATCAATCGTTTCGTGGCTGTTTTTGCAGTTCCTTTACTTTCTTTTCATTTCATTTCCTCCAATGACCCTTATGCCATGAACTATCATTTCATTGCTGCTGATTGTTTGCAAAAAGTTGTCATTCTTGCAGCTCTCTTCTTATGGCAATTTTTTAGTAAAAATGGCAGCATAGAGTGGATGATCACTCTTTTTTCTCTATCCACTCTCCCAAACACTCTTGTCATGGGAATCCCTCTTTTAAAAGCTATGTACGGAGACTTTTCGGGAAATTTAATGGTTCAAATTGTGGTTTTACAAAGTGTCATTTGGTATACTTTAATGCTCTTCATGTTTGAGTATAGAGGTGCGAAACTCCTTATTTCTGAGCAGTTTCCTGAAACAGCTGCCTCGATCACTTCTTTTCATGTTGAATCGGATGTTGTGTCGTTGAATGGACGTGAGCCTTTGGAAACCAATGCAGAGATTGGAGATGATGGGAAGTTGCATGTGGTGGTTAGAAGGTCTAATTGTTCATCAAGATCGGTGATTTCTTACAACAAATCACATGCAATGAATGAAATAACTCCGCGAGCTTCCAATTTAACTGGCGTAGAGATCTACTCTGTTCAGTCTTCTCGTGAGCTAACACCGAGAGCCTCCAGCTTCAACCAAAATGATTTTTATGCCATGTTTGCAAGCAAAGCCGCGAGTCCTAAACATGGATATACAAATAGTTATGGCGGAGGAGGTGATGTCTATGCATTACAATCCTCGAATGGTCCAACGCCAAGAATATCGAATTTTGAAGAGGATATGTTGAAGATGGGGAATAGTATTAACAATAATAAGAACAAGAGAGCTGGAGGAAGGAGTATGAGTGGAGAGTTGTTTAATCATGGAAGCTTAGGATCTTATCCACCTCCGAATCCAATGTTTTCGGGTTCTGCACAGACTAAGAAGAAGGAAAGTAGCGGAGGGACTAGTAATACGCCTAACAAGGAGCTTCATATGTTTGTTTGGAGCTCAAGTGCATCACCTGCATCTGAAGGCAATCTAAGAAATGCTGTGAACAGAGCTGCTGCTACTGATTTTGGAGTCGTTGATTCATCGAAGGCTGTTCTTCAACAACAGATTGATGCTTCAAGAG CCAATGCCATGCAAGATCAGATAGAAAATGCGAGTTCTGCTGGAAAAATGAATGCAGAACAGAGGGAGGTTCAGATGGAGGATGGAACGACATCGAAATTTGGAACTAAGAGTAGCTCACCATATAATACAAGCCAGAAGAAGGTAGGAATGGAAGGACAGAAAAATCACCAGATGCCACCTGCAAGTGTGATGACAAGGCTTATTCTTATTATGGTTTGGAGAAAACTCATCAGAAATCCCAACACATATTCCAGTCTTTTAGGCCTCATTTGGTCTCTCATTTCATACAG ATGGGATATCAAAATGCCAACCATTGTGAGCGGATCCATATCTATATTATCAGATGCAGGTCTAGGAATGGCCATGTTTAGTCTAG GGTTATTCATGGCCCTGCAACCGAAGATAATAGCCTGTGGGAAATCTGTTGCGACGTTTTCAATGGCGGTGAGGTTCTTAACAGGTCCAGCGGTGATTGCAGCAACTTCCATTGCTATAGGCCTCCGAGGTGTGCTCTTACATGTTGCGATTGTGCAG GCTGCTCTTCCCCAAGGAATCGTTCCCTTCGTGTTTGCAAAAGAGTACAATGTCCACGCTGACATACTAAGCACTGC AGTTATATTCGGAATGCTGATTGCGCTGCCCATAACAATATTGTACTACGTACTACTCGGAGTGTAA